In the Methanofervidicoccus abyssi genome, AGCCATGCCAAATTTAAATCCTCCAAAGAGGGGTCCAGATGTCAGAAGTGAAGACGCTAAACAGAGGTTAATTGAGGAGAATCTTACACTTTATGAAGTGTTTAAGATATCTTCTGAGTGGGACAACATATCTAAGGAGTGGTGTGAAGGGTTTAAAATTTCATTTGAAGGTTATGAGCTGTTGAAATACTACTATAAGGAGGAGAGAGATATAAATTGGGCAGTGACTAAGACATACATCCATCTCCTGTCTAAATATCCTGACACCCTGATTGCAAAGAAGAATAACTTAGAGATTTCGAAAAAAGTATCCATATTTGCAAAAAAGATAAAGGAAAATGGGTTCAAAAAAGAAGACATTGAAAAATTTGATACTTTCCTCTCTAAGAATGGAAATAGGTTAAATCCAGGTACTACTGCAGATATAGTTGCAGCGTCTTTAATGATATTTCTGTTGGAGAGAATAGACAGGGGGGACACAATACTTTGGTAAATATGTAATATTTTTATATTTAGATACATAAATATTTATTATAATAAAAAAATATCTTTTACTTCCTTTTTACCTCGGCCCCATAAGCCCCCGTACCTTTAAGTGTCCAGGTACTCCAGTATATCCCTCGGGCGATTAGTACTAGCGGACTTAACACCTCGGGGGAAAACCCCTCGGTGCTTACATCCCTAGCCTATCAACCCCCTCTTCTAGGGATGCCCTCGTCCCCGAAGGGAATGGCTGCCTATTTTCGGGGTGGGTTTCGGGCTTAGATGCTTTCAGCCCTTAACCCTTGGCGCGTGGCTGCTCGGCATGCCC is a window encoding:
- a CDS encoding triphosphoribosyl-dephospho-CoA synthase translates to MNPWDIMKSSQIACSLEVSSFKPGNVHRYRDFSDIKYHHFLTSGIAFGDVIYKAARDNGNVGRYIKMAVIQSRKWSPSNANLGIIMLHVPIAMGAGNIDNFDSGRLKEEMIHLSKNTTVEDSLNVYDAINIAMPNLNPPKRGPDVRSEDAKQRLIEENLTLYEVFKISSEWDNISKEWCEGFKISFEGYELLKYYYKEERDINWAVTKTYIHLLSKYPDTLIAKKNNLEISKKVSIFAKKIKENGFKKEDIEKFDTFLSKNGNRLNPGTTADIVAASLMIFLLERIDRGDTILW